The proteins below come from a single Benincasa hispida cultivar B227 chromosome 4, ASM972705v1, whole genome shotgun sequence genomic window:
- the LOC120075417 gene encoding uncharacterized protein LOC120075417 encodes MNDLAGPLIASILFAFLSPGMIIQMPGSERPLEFMNLKTSFASIFVHAVVFLLLLILFLVMLNLHIYI; translated from the coding sequence atgaatGATTTGGCAGGTCCATTGATAGCTTCAATATTGTTCGCGTTTCTATCGCCAGGGATGATAATACAGATGCCTGGATCAGAACGCCCACTTGAGTTCATGAACTTGAAGACAAGTTTTGCTTCTATTTTTGTTCATGCTGttgtctttcttcttctccttattTTGTTCCTTGTCATGCTCAACCTCCATATTTACATCTAG